From the Anaeromyxobacter dehalogenans 2CP-1 genome, the window CGGCTGGCCGGGGTCCTGCTCGCGCTCGCCGCCGCGGCGGGTGCGGTCGCCGCCGCGCGGGGCGCCCGCGCCGCGCTCGGGCTGGACGGCTCGCGCGAGACGGTGGCGCGCGCGCTGGGCGGCGTCCGCGAGGGCCCGCGCTGCACGCTCGTGCTCCCCTCGGAGAAGCCGGAGGCGGCCGCCGCCGAGCTGCTGGCGGAGTGCGAATTCCACGTGGCCGAGGTGGCGCGCGCGCTCGGGATCGAGCGGCCGCCGCGGGTGACGGTGTACGTGTACCGGAGCGCCGAGGAGAAGCGGCGCCTGGTGGGCGCGGCCGGCACCGACTTCACCAAGCCCTGGCGCGCCGAGATCCACCTCGGCGACGCGCCGCTCCCGCACCCGGTGCTGCGCCACGAGGTGGTCCACGCGGTCGCCTCGGCGCTCGCGCCCGGCCCGCTGCGCGTCCCGGCGCGGGCCGGCGTGCTGGTGTCGGCGGGCCTGGTGGAGGGGCTGGCGGTGGCGCTCGAGGTGCCGCGCGGCGCCTGGACGGTGCACGAGTGGTCCCGGGCGGCGCGCGACCAGGGCCGGCTCCCGGACCTGCCGGCGATCGTGGGCCCGGGCGGCTTCTGGAGCCAGGCGCCGGCGCGCGCGTACACCGCGGCGGGGAGCTTCCTCGCGTTCCTGCTCGCCCGGCACGGGCCGGCGCCGGTGGCGCGCGCCTACGCCACCGGCGACGTCGCCGCCGCCCTGGGCCGCCCGCTGCCGGCGCTGGTGGACGAGTGGCAGCGCTTCCTCGACGGCGTGGCCGTGCCGGAGGGGCTCCGGCGCGAGGCCGAGGCGCGGCTCGCGCGCGGCAGCCTGTTCACGCGCCGCTGCGCGCGCGAGGCGGCGGCGCTGGAGGCCGGCGCCGGGGCCGCGGCGGCCGCCGGGCGGACCGAGGAGGCCTGCGACCTGTACCGGCGCGCCGGCGCGCTGACCGGCTCGCCCTGGGCCGCGAAGGCGCGCGGCGACGCGCGGGCACGGTCCGGCGACCTCGCGGGCGCGCTCGCGGCGTACGCGGAGGCCCGGGCCCAGGGCGAGGGCCAGGGTGCGCTGCAGGGCGCGCTCGCCGCCGCCGAGGCGGACGTCCGCTGGCGGCAGGGCGACGCCGCCGCGGCCGCGGCCGGGTGGGCGGAGGCGCTCGGCGCGGGCCCGGACCGCGGGGAGGCGCGGCTCCTCTCGGCCAAGCTCGCGGCGCTGCGCGACCCGCGGCTCGCCGCCGCCGCCCTGCCCTACCTGCTCGGCCTCGGCGACGCGACGCTCGCGCTCGCCCGCACCGCGGCGGTGGACGCGCCGCTCGCGGCGTACCTGGTCGGGCGCGCGCACGGGATCCGCGGCGAGGCGGCGCCGGCGGCTGCCCTGCTCGCCCGCGCCGCGGCGGGCGGCCTCCCGCCCGAGCTCGCGGCCGAGGCGCGCGCGGCCGGCGGCGAGGCGGCCTGCGCCGCCGGCGAGATCGGCGCGGGCGAGGAGGCGCTCCGGGCGGCGCTGGCGCGCGCCGCCTCGGAGGCGGAGCGCGAGCGCCTGGAGGCGGGGCTGCGCCGCTGCGCGTTCGTGGCCGCGGATCGATCCGCCGCGCGCTGACGCGCAGGCGCGATCAGACGCCGCCGCGCAGGCGGTCGATGGCGGCCTTCGGGTTCTTCACACCTTTCTTCAGCAGCCACCAGCCGACCTTCATCCCACCGACCGCGAGCACGCCCAGGTACCCGTGCTCCAGCAGCCGCGCCGTGGACGCGTCCACCCGCACGCGCACCTTCACGGCCGGGTCGCGCTCGATCACCAGCTTGAAGAACTCCACGCCGAACTCGCCCACGTCGTCGGAGCGCAGCCCCGTGATCCGCTCCACCGCCGCGGCCGGCAGGGTGAGCGTGAAGTCCGGGTCGGGCGCCGCGCCGTCCTCCACCGCGGGCCCGCCGCTCGCCATGGTGAAGCGGGCCGGGCCGCCGTCGAGCGCCAGGTTCACGCGCGCGCCGCGCGCCAGCGGCCGGGTGGCCTTGCGGGCGGCGGGGGCGGTCTCGAAGAACGTGCGGAGCGAGGCGAGGCTGGGATCGGCCATCGCCGGGAATGTATGCGGCGGGAAAGCGCGTCGGCAACGGCCCGCCGCGGCGCCCCGGAAAGGCCCGAGAAGATTGACGCGGCACCTCGGGCGGGACAAAGTCGCGCGCATGACGAAGCGCCTCGCCCTCCTGCTCGCCCTGGCCACGGCCTGCGCAGCGCGCCAGCTCCCCGGCACCAACATCGACGACACCCGGGACAACCGCGGGGTCTTCGAGGCCATCCAGCAGTACGTCCAGGCCATGGGTCGCCGCGACGCGGCCGCGGTGGTCGCGCTCGCCGCGCCGGACTACTTCGACGACGCCGCCACGCCCGCGCCGGAGGACGACGTGGACCGCGCCACGCTCGCGCGCACGCTGCCCGAGGACCTCGCGAAGGTGGACGCGCTGAAGCTGGAGATCCAGGTCCGCAAGATCGAGGTCCAGGGCGACCGCGCCATCGCCGAGGTGTTCTACGACGGGTGGTACCGGGTGAAGACCGCGACCGGCGTGGTGCCGCGGCGCGACTCCGACGTGCACCGCATGCACCTGCGCAAGGTGGACGGGCGCTGGCTGTTCACCGCCGGGCTGTAGCGGGTCAGACGCCGAGCAGCGCCCGGAAGCCGCCCTCGCCCATGTCGCGCAGCGCGGCGAGCCGGTCGCGGTAGCGCCTCCAGTCCTTCCAGGCCAGCCGGTCGGCGCCGAGCGCGGCGCGGTGGAACGCGTGGATGCGCGAGGCGGTGAAGCGCAGCGCGGCGTAGCGCGCCCACGGGTAGAGCGCGTCCGCGGTCTCCGGCTCGAGCCGGCGCTTCGCGCGGTAGCCGGCGAGCAGCGCGGCGGCGCGCGCCGGGTCGTAGCGATCCACGTAGCACCAGGCGTTCACCGCGACCCCGAGGTCGTAGGCGAACGGGTCCACGCAGCTCATCTCCCAGTCGAGCACCGCGCCGACGCGATCGCCGATCCAGAGCACGTTGTCGATGAACAGGTCGCCGTGGACCAGCCCGCGCGGCGCGCCGGGGAGCCGCTCCGCGCGCGCCAGCTCCTCCTCCAGCATCGGCAGCGCCGCCCGCACGTCGGCGTCGCCCCCGCCGTCCGGCCGCAGCTCCGAGATCCACCCGCGCACGCGCTCCGGCGCGTACGGGTTGCGGCGCTCCGGCACGAAGCCGGACGCGAGCTCGTGCAGCCGCCCGAGCTGCTCGCCCACGCGACGGCAGCGCTCCGGGCCCGCGGCGTCGCGCGAGATCTCCTCGCCGGCCGCGTAGGCGAACAGCATCGCCTGCTTGCCGTCCACCGGCACCCAGGGCCGCCCGTCCGCCGCGAGGCGCAGGCGCGCCACCGGGAACCGGGCCTCGTGGAGGTAGCGCTGGACCTCGGCCTCGAACCGCACGTCGGCGTCGGTCTTCCCCTCGTTGAGCCGCAGGAACCAGCGCTCGCCGCCGGCCCACAGGTGGTAGTTCGTGTTGACGCTGCCCTTCGGCTCCGGCTGGACGCGGTCCGGCGCGGGGAGCCCGAAGCTCCGGACCGCGGCGGCGATCTGCTCGCTGGAGAGGACGGTGTAGAGGGCCATCGGTCGAGGCCGGCCGGAGCCGGGAGGCGGAGCATGCCCTCCAGGGTCGTCCCCGTCAACGGTCGGGGGCCGGCGGGAGCGTCGCCGGCGGCGGCCCCGCCAGTGCCTCGGCGAGCGTGATGGGCCGCCACGCCGCCTCGACCACGCGCCACCCGTCCGCCTCGCGCTCGAGCCGCAGCGCGAAGCGGTGCGCGGTGCCCTCGCCGGGGAGGAGGTTCACGAGCGCCTTCCCCCGGCCCGCCGCGCGCGACAGCACCGCGTCCACCTGCGCCGCGGCGCGGTCCCCGTCCACCGCCACGGTCGCGCCGGCCACCGCGGCCGAGGCCCAGGCGCCGCGCAGCACCTCGAACGCGACGAGCTGCTTCGCGCCGGCGCGATCCAGGCCGTGCCCCCCGAACCGCTCCGACAGCGGCGCCACCACCGCATTCACGTCGCGGGACGCGACCGCCGCGGCAGAGCCGTCCACCAGGCGGCGGATGCGCGCCTCGTCGTCCTCCTCGCCCCGGCCCCACCACCAGGCGGCGCCGGCCGCCGCGATCGCCAGCGCGATCGCCATCCACCACGCGCTCCTTCGCCTCACCCTCGCCTCCCGGGCGCCCGCCCGTCCGCCCTCTCCGTCCCTGGCCCCGGGGCGCCGGCGCCGGTTAGATTCGCTCCAGCCGACCTCCGCGCCCCTGTTCCGGGCGAAACGAAAGTACACTCCGCCGCCGTGAGCCGCGACAAGAAGGACCCCATCGCCCTGTCCGACGCGCACAACTCGCGCGGCATCGAGCTCGCCGACCGCGGCTGGCTCGACGAGGCCATCAAGGAGTTCCACAAGGCCATCGAGCTCGACCCCAGCTCCGCGCACGCGCACGACAACCTCGCGACGGTGTACTCGGAGAAGAAGCTCTACCGCGAGGCGCTGAACGAGTACCTCACCGCGCTCCGGCTCGAGCCGGACAGCGCCACCGCGCACTACAACCTGGCCTCCTTCCTCGCCACCCACGGGCCGGACATGGCGGTCGTCGAGTACCAGGACGCGATCCAGCTCGAGCCCGACCACCCCGACGCGCACCTGAACCTCGGGCTGACGCTGGCCGACCAGGGCAAGACGGAGGAGGCGGTGAAGGAGCTCGGCGTCGCCATCGAGCTCGAGCCGTCCGACCCGTTCCCGCGCCACGAGCTGGCCGGCCTGCTCATGGACGAGGGCGACTACCGCGCCGCCATCGCCCACCTCAAGGAGGTCGTGCGCCTCGAGCCGTCCAACTTCGAGGCCGAGCTGGACCTGGGCATCTGCTACGCGCAGAAGGGCTTCTACGCCGAGGCCGAGCGCGCCTACGCGCGGGCCGCGGCGCTGAAGCCGGACGACCTGCTCCTCAACTACGACGTGGCGGCGCTGTACGCGCTCTGGGGCAAGCCGGCCCCGGCGCTGGAGGCGCTGCGCAAGGCGCTGGCGCAGGACGCCGACAAGGTGCGGGACTGGCTCCGGACCGACCCGATGTTCGATGGCCTGAAGGGCAACGCGGAGTTCGAGGAGCTGGCCCGCGGGTAGCGCTCCGGCTGCCCGGGTCAGCCACGCACTCCCCGTATGGCCGCCCCCTCGGCGGAGGGCGGACCTTCACCCAGGGCGCGGGGTTGGCTAGCCTCGGGCGCATGCCCGAGCTTGCCTTCTTCCGCCACGGCGAGGAGCTGCTGCGCGTCACCCTGACCGATCGCACCGCGCTCGGCAGCGGCCCCGAGTGCGACGTCTCGCTGCCCGATCCCGCGCTCGCCCGCGTGCAGGCGGTGGTGGAGCGGCGCGCCGACGGGTGGTGGCTGGTGGACCGGTCCGGCGCGGGCACCGCGGTGGGCGGGGCGCCGGTGCGCGAGGCGCGGCTCGGCGACGGCGCCGACCTCGCGCTCGGCGCCTGGCGGGCGCTCTTCCGCGCGGCCGAGGGCGTCGCGCCGGGCGCGGGCGAGACGCGGCTGCGCGCGCACGACGAGCCGCCGGCCGGGGCGCCGCCGCCCGCGCGGCTCCGGCTCCGCGCCGGCGGCCGCGAGCGCACCGTCCCGGTCACCGCCGCGGGCGTGGTGGTGGGCAAGGACCCGACCTGCGACGCGCCGCTCGACGACGCGTTCGTCTCGGCCCGCCACCTGCGCGTCGAGGCGCGCGGCGGCCGGTGGGCGCTCGTGGACCTCGGCTCGACGAACGGCACGTTCATCAGCGGCGCGCGGGTGACGCGCGCGGAGCTGCCGTTCGGCCTGCCGGTTCAGCTCGGGGACGCGGAGATCGTCCTCGAGCCGCGCGAGGCGCCCGAGCCCGCCCGCGCCGAGGCGTTCGAGGGGATGATCTCGCGCGACGCCGCCATGCGGCAGGCGTTCGAGCTGGTGGAGCGGGTCGGCCCGTCGGAGGCGGCGGTGACCATCCTCGGCGAGACCGGCACCGGCAAGGAGCTGTTCGCCCGCGCGCTGCACGCGCGCTCCGCGCGGCGGGACGGGCCGTTCATCCCGGTGAACTGCTCGGCCATCGCCGAGACGCTCATCGAGTCCGAGCTGTTCGGCCACGAGAAGGGCGCGTTCTCCGGCGCGGAGCGCATGCGCAAGGGCGCCTTCGAGGAGGCCGACCGCGGCACGCTGTTCCTGGACGAGATCGGCGAGCTCCCGCTCGACCTGCAGCCGAAGCTGCTCCGCGTGCTCGAGCTGGGCGAGGTGAAGCGGGTGGGCGCGTCCAGGCCGATCCAGGTGAGCGTGCGCATCGTGGCCGCCACCCACCGCGACCTGCGCGCGCAGGTGCGCGCCGGGCGGTTCCGCGAGGACCTGTTCTACCGGCTCTGCGTGGTGCCCATCACCGTCCCGCCGCTGCGCCGGCGCGCCGGCGACGTGCGGGCGCTGGCGGAGACGTTCCTGGCGCGCGCGGCGCCGCGCGGCGTGGCGCTGCGCTGGAGCGAGGAGGCGCTCGCGAAGCTCGAGGCGTACGACTGGCCCGGGAACGTCCGGCAGCTCCGGAACGTGGTGCAGCGCGCGCTCCTGTTCCGGGGCGAGGGGCTGGCCATCGGGCCGGCGGCGGTCACCTTCGAGGACACGCGCGCCGCGCCCGCCGACGGCGGCGACGACGACACGCTGTACGTGCGCGGCCTCACGCTGGAGGAGATCGAGCGGGAGGCGATCCGCCTGTCCCTGCGACGCAACCGCGGCAAGCGCGCCGCGGTGGTGAAGGAGCTGCGCATCGCCAAGAGCACCGTGATGAAGCGCATCGGCCAGTGGGGCCTGCACGACGAGGGTCGGCCGCCGGGCGAGGCGCCGGATCCCGAGCCCGACGACGAGGCCGAGGTGGCCTGACGCGGGGGCGCAGCCCTCGTCGGCTAATGCATCCAGCCGTCGCCCCGACGCAGCAGCGTCAGCGGGCTCGTGTCCTCGGGCAGGTCCACCGCGTCCGGGCGGTAGGCGAAGCCGCCGGGCCGGAACGTCGCGCCGTCCAGCAGCCGCGCGATGGCCCGGGTGAGGTCGTCGTCGGCGGCCAGCACCGGCTTGACCCGCAGGCCGGTCGCGAACGCGATCTCGTCGAGGACGCCGAGGTCCCCCGGGTCCGCCAGCGCGACCACCACCGCCGCGCCGCGGGGCTCGTTCACGCGCGAGAGCGGCAGCACGTTGCGGGTGCGGATGAGCTTCTCGGGCAGCAGGCGAAGGACCGCCGGCGGCACGTGCCGGTCGCCGATCTCCATGAACGGCACCCCGAGCTGCGCGCCCACCGCGCCGAGCACGACCGGCTCGCCCAGGAACCCGAGGCTGACGATGCTGCGGCCGAGGCGCCCGCCCCAGCGGCGCTGGTGCGCGAGCGCGCTCTCGAGCTGGACCGCGTCGATGGCGCCCTGCGCCACGAGCAGCTCGCCGATCCGCATCCTCGCCATCGCACACCCTCCACGGACGGTGGAACACACACTCCGAACGGGACGGAGTGTACCACCTACCTCAGGGGGATGTGAGAGGAACGCGCCTACTTCCGGCGCGGCTTCTTCGGGGTGAGGTCGGCCTGGAGCTTCCTGGCCTGCGCGGCCGCGTCCGACCTGGGGAACTTCGCCACGAGCTCCTTCAGCACGCCCGGGGCGTCCTTCTTCAGCTCGTCCACCTCGAGCATGGCCCGGGCGATGCCCAGCATCGCGTCGGGCGCGCGCTCGGAGCGCGGCGCCTTCTCGTAGATCCAGCCGTACGCGACCAGCGCCTCGCGCCAGCGCTTCTGCTCCATCGAGCGCTCGGCGGAGTGGAAGGCGGCCTCGGGCGCCATGGCGTCCGCCGGCCAGCGGCGCACGTACTCGTCGTACAGCGTCCGCGCGACGCTCTTGTCGCCGGTCGCCTCCTCCTTCTGCGCGAGCGCCAGGAAGGAGACCTTGTCGTCCGGCCGCTCGAGCGTGTCGATCCGCTCCTTCGCCTCGAGCTCGTCGAGCGCGCCGCGCCCGCGGAGGGCCGCGAAGCGCTTGTCGGTGCGATCGGAGAGGGCGCCGACGGACTTCTCGATCTGCCCGAGGCGGTGCTGCTCGACCTCGAGGTCGCCCTTCACGCGCGTGAACTCGTCCTGCAGGCGCTGGAGGGAGACCCCGAGATCGGCGCCGCTCCGCCGGGCGGCGCGGTTCAGCTCGTCGATCTTCTGCTGCACCTCGACGATCTTGCGATCGACCGCGGCGACGCGATCGGCGACGACCCGCTGCTGCTCGGCGGAGTCCGCCTCGAGCCGGTCGAGGCGCGCCTCCATCTGACGCCCGCGCTCCAGCGGGACCCAGCATGCGGTCAGCAGGAGCGCGAGCGCCGGCGCGGCGGCCCGGAGGATGGAGGTGCGGAGGCTCACCGCTCGATCTGGAAGTCGTCGCGGCGGTTCTTGGACCAGCAGGCCTCGGTCGCCTCGGAGCAGACCGGCTTCTCCTCGCCGTAGCTGACCGTGTCGACGGAGGAGCTGACGCCGAGGTCGGTCAGGTACTTCTTGGCCGACTCGGCGCGGCGGTTGCCGAGCGCGACGTTGTACTGCGCGGTGCCGCGCTCGTCGCAGTTGCCCTGCACGAGCACGCGCTTCGCCGGGGCCTGCTTCAGGCAGTCGGCCAGCTTCTGCAGGTTCTGCTGCGACTCGGGGGTCAGGTTCGAGCGATCGAAGGCGAAGTGGACGCTGAACGCGGTGACGTCGGCGCACTCGGGCGGAACGGACGCCTCGGGGGCGGCGGCGGCGCAGCGGCCGGCCTGGCACTTCTCACCGGCGCCGCAATCGCGATCCGACGCGCAGGAGCCGGGCTCGCGGGCCACGCAGCGCTCGCCCTGGCAGGTCTGGCCGGCGGGGCAGTCGGTGTCGGCCGCGCACTGGGGCTTCGGAACGCACGCGTTCGCGCGGCACACGAAGCCTTCCTTGCAGTCGGAGTCGGCGCCGCACTCCTGGCAGCGGCCCTCGACGCAGACCTTGCCGTACCCCTCCTGCTCGGCGCAGTCCTGGCTGGTCTTGCACTCACCGTTCTTCGGCTTCGACGGACAGCCGCCGAGGACGAGGGCACCTGACACGGTCAGGGCGAGAAGGAGAACACGACGCATGACGACCTCCATTCGAAAATGACAAGTCTGGGAACTTGGGGACGCCCGCTTATTGGCTCCATTCGGAACGCCTGTCAAAGGATTTCCTCGTCGCGGAACCATCCGGGATTAACATCCCCGCATGCCGGCGACGGTGCTCGTCGTGGACGACGAACGCAACATCCAGCTCACGCTCTCGCGCGCGCTCTCCATGGAGGGCTACGCGGTCGAGACGGCCTCCGGCGGCCGCGAGGCGCTCGAGAAGATCGCCGCACTGCCGGTGGACGTGGTGGTCATGGATGTGCGGATGCCCGACCTGGACGGACTGGCAGTCCTCCAGCGGGCACGCGAGACCCGCCCGGAGCTGCCCATCGTGATCATGTCCGGGCACGGCTCGATCGACACCGTGCGCAGCGCCTTCAAGCTCGGCGCCTTCGACTACCTCGAGAAGCCCATCACCGAGAAGGAGAAGCTGCTCGTCGCGGTGAAGAACGCGCTCGCGCTCGAGTCGCTCCGCGCCGAGAACGCGGCGCTGCGCCGCGCGGCGGGCCAGGGCCAGCTCGAGATGATCGGCGGCGGCCCGGCCATGCAGCGGCTGTTCGACCTGGTGCGCCGCACCGCGCCCTCCGAGGGCCGCGTGCTCATCACCGGCGAGAACGGCACCGGCAAGGAGCTGGTGGCCCGCGCCATCCACGAGCAGTCGCGGCGGCGCGACCGGCCCTTCGTGAAGCTGAACTGCGCCGCGGTGCCGGCCGAGCTGATCGAGAGCGAGCTGTTCGGCCACGAGCGCGGCGCGTTCACCGGGGCGGTGGCGGCGCGGCGCGGCCGGTTCGAGCAGGCCGACGGCGGGACGCTGTTCCTCGACGAGGTGGGCGACATGCCCGCCGCCATGCAGGCGAAGGTGCTGCGCGTGCTGCAGGAGGGCGAGCTGGAGCGGGTGGGCGGCCAGCAGACGCTGCGCTGCGACGTGCGGGTGGTGGCCGCCACCAACAAGGACCTGCAGGCCGAGGTGGCCGCGGGCCGGTTCCGTGAGGACCTCTACTACCGGCTCAACGTCGTGCCCATCCACACCCCGGCGCTGCGCGATCACAAGGAGGACGTGCCCGAGCTGGCGGCGCGCTTCCTGGCCGAGGCCTGCGAGCGGAACGGCCGCCGCGCCATGCGCCTCGGCCGCGACGCGGTCGCCGCGCTCCAGACGCACGACTGGCCCGGCAACGTGCGCGAGCTGCGCAACCTGGTGGAGCGGCTCGCCATCCTCTGCGACGGCCCGGAGATCGGCGCCGAGGACGTGGTGGCGATGCTGCCCGGCGCCCGCCGCCCGCGCGGCGATCGGCTGCGCGCCGGCGCCGCGTTCCACGAGCTGGTCGAGGAGGCGGAGCGCGAGATCGTGCTCGCGGCCCTCGAGGCGCACCAGGACAACGTGTCGGACACGGCCCGCGCCCTCGGCCTGGAGCGGAGCCACCTCTACAAGAAGATGCGCGCGCTCGGCATCAAGCGCGGCGCCGAGTAGCCGCCCGCCCGCCCCCGCCCGGCCGTGTCGCCCCGGCCACGGCGGCCGTGTCGCGGCGGACACGCGCGCCAAGGAATCCGCTGGGCCGCCGCGCGTTCCATGGAGGTGGGGGCCCCTGGCACGCCGACTGCTCCCCCAGGGGCATGACCTTTCACCGCCGCGGCGCTTTGCCGGACGCCACCCCGGGAGCTATCGTTCGAGCCCTCGCCGTGGACACCCCCTCCCACCCCGCCACACCGCCCCCGGCCGCCGTCCGCGCCGCCGAGGGCGAGGAGCCGCCGCGCGTGCGCCGTCGCCTCTCCCGCAAGTCGAAGCGGCTCCTCCGCGCCGCCGCCCTGGCCGTGCTCGCCGGCGGCCTGCTCGGCGGCGGCCTGCTCCTCGCCTGGACCCGGGAGCTGCCCGCGTTCGACGGCCTGAAGGACTACGAGCCGCTCGTCTCCACCCGCGTGTTCGGCGCCGACGGCGAGGAGGTGTTCCAGTTCGCGCGCGAGCGCCGCACCGTGGTGCCGATCGACGGCATCCCCGACGTGCTGAAGAAGGCGGTGCTCGCCGCGGAGGACGCGCGCTTCTACGAGCACGAGGGCGTGAACTACCTCGCCATCGCGCGCTGCGCGGCGAAGGGGCTGCTGGGCGGCGGCGTGAAGTGCGGCGGCTCGACCATCACGCAGCAGGTGGTGAAGACGTTCCTGCTCCCCACCGAGTGGCGCGTGAAGCGGAAGGTGAAGGAGCTCGTGCTGGCGCCGCGGCTCGAGCAGAACCTGACCAAGGACGAGATCCTCTACCTCTACCTGAACCAGATCTACTTCGGCCACCGGCGCTACGGCGTCGAGGAGGCGAGCCGCTTCTACTTCGGCAAGGGCGTGAAGGACCTCACGCTCGGCGAGGCCGCCGTGCTCGCCGGCGTGATCCAGTCGCCCATGCGCTGGTCGCCGGTGAACCACCCCGCGCGCGCCAAGGAGCGGCAGCGGTACGTGCTGCGCCGGATGATGGAGGAGGGCTTCATCACGCGCGCGCAGGCGGAGGCCGAGTCGGCGCGTGCCATCCGCACGCGCCCGCCGCCGGACGATCCGCCGGGCGCGTGGTACGCGGACGCGGTCCGGAAGTACCTGGACGAGCGCTACGGCGCCGAGGCGGTCGAGACGCAGGGGCTGCAGGTGGACGTGGCCATGGACGCGCGGCTCCAGGCGGCCGCCGAGACCGCGCTCGAGGGCGCGCTGCGCGCCGTGGACAAGCGCCAGGGCTGGCGCGGCCCGCTGCTCCACCTCGACCCGCCGCGCGCCGCCGCGGCGCTCCCGCTCTGGCGCAAGCGGCTCGAGGCGATCGAGCCCGGCCCGGGCGAGGTGTACGTGTGGGACCTCGGGCGCGTGAACCCCGACCAGATCGAGCCGGGGGAGGACGAGGAGCAGGAGCGCGACGTGGCGCGCATGGCGCGCGCGCGGCGGCTCGAGGACGGCGGCATCTACGCCGGGCTGGTGCGGGAGGTGGACGACCGGACCGCGGTGGTGGACCTGGGCAACGCGCGCGGCGAGGTGACGCTGGCGCAGGCCGCCTGGGCCCGCAAGTGGAACCCGACCTCCGCCACCGCCGCCCCGAAGAAGCTGTCCACGGTGGTGCAGCCGGGCGACGTGGTGAACGTGCGCGTGGTGCCGGGGAAGGTGCCGGCCGCGCGCACCGCGGCCGCCGGCAAGCCCGTGCCGCTCGCGCTGGAGCAGACGCCGCTGGTGCAGGGCGCGCTGGTGGCCATCGACCCGGCCACGCGCGGCGTGCGCGCGCTGGTGGGCGGGCTCGACTTCCAGGCCTCGCAGTTCAACCGCGCCACGCAGGCGCGCCGGCAGCCGGGCAGCGCCATGAAGCCGTTCGTGTGGGGCGCCGCCATCGAGTCGCGCCGCTTCACGCCGGCCACGGTGGTCTACGACACGCCCGACCTGTACCGCGACCCGTGGACCGGCAAGGAGTGGAAGCCGCGCAACTTCGAGAAGGACCAGTTCGACGGCCCCATGCTGCTGGCCTCGGCGCTGGCCCACTCCAAGAACACCGTCTCGGTGAAGCTGGTGGACGCGCTCGGGGTGGATGCGGTCATCGGCTTCTCGAAGCGGATGGGGATCGCGTCGGAGCTGCCGCGCAACCTCACGCTCGCGCTCGGGACGGGCGAGGTGCTGCCCATCGAGCTGGTGAACGCGTACGCGAGCCTCGCGGCGAACGGCTTCCAGACGCCGCCGCTGGTGGTGCTGCGCGTGCGCGACCGCACCGGCAAGGTGCTGGAGGAGCAGCGGCCGGTCGCGCCGCCCGCGCCGTCCCGCGACGGCGCGGTGGTGGTGACGGCCTCCGCGGTCGAGGCGGCCGGCGCCCCCGCGGCGCCCGCTGCCGCGCCCACCGCCGCCGTCCCCGGCGCTGCTCCGGCCCCGGCCGACGCGCCCGCCGGGGCGCTCGCCGCCGCGGCCCCGGCGGTCGAGGGCGCGGGCGCCACCGCCGCGCCGGCGCCGTTCCCGGTCCCGACCTCCGGCACTCGGCCCGACGTCTCGTACGTCGTGACCTCGATGCTGCGCGGCGTGATCGAGGGCGGGACCGGCGCCGCCGCGCGCGTGCTGGGACGGCCCGCCGCCGGCAAGACCGGCACCGCCCAGGATCACCGCGACGCCTG encodes:
- a CDS encoding tetratricopeptide repeat protein translates to MSLRTSILRAAAPALALLLTACWVPLERGRQMEARLDRLEADSAEQQRVVADRVAAVDRKIVEVQQKIDELNRAARRSGADLGVSLQRLQDEFTRVKGDLEVEQHRLGQIEKSVGALSDRTDKRFAALRGRGALDELEAKERIDTLERPDDKVSFLALAQKEEATGDKSVARTLYDEYVRRWPADAMAPEAAFHSAERSMEQKRWREALVAYGWIYEKAPRSERAPDAMLGIARAMLEVDELKKDAPGVLKELVAKFPRSDAAAQARKLQADLTPKKPRRK
- a CDS encoding OmpA family protein, yielding MRRVLLLALTVSGALVLGGCPSKPKNGECKTSQDCAEQEGYGKVCVEGRCQECGADSDCKEGFVCRANACVPKPQCAADTDCPAGQTCQGERCVAREPGSCASDRDCGAGEKCQAGRCAAAAPEASVPPECADVTAFSVHFAFDRSNLTPESQQNLQKLADCLKQAPAKRVLVQGNCDERGTAQYNVALGNRRAESAKKYLTDLGVSSSVDTVSYGEEKPVCSEATEACWSKNRRDDFQIER
- a CDS encoding sigma-54-dependent transcriptional regulator; this translates as MPATVLVVDDERNIQLTLSRALSMEGYAVETASGGREALEKIAALPVDVVVMDVRMPDLDGLAVLQRARETRPELPIVIMSGHGSIDTVRSAFKLGAFDYLEKPITEKEKLLVAVKNALALESLRAENAALRRAAGQGQLEMIGGGPAMQRLFDLVRRTAPSEGRVLITGENGTGKELVARAIHEQSRRRDRPFVKLNCAAVPAELIESELFGHERGAFTGAVAARRGRFEQADGGTLFLDEVGDMPAAMQAKVLRVLQEGELERVGGQQTLRCDVRVVAATNKDLQAEVAAGRFREDLYYRLNVVPIHTPALRDHKEDVPELAARFLAEACERNGRRAMRLGRDAVAALQTHDWPGNVRELRNLVERLAILCDGPEIGAEDVVAMLPGARRPRGDRLRAGAAFHELVEEAEREIVLAALEAHQDNVSDTARALGLERSHLYKKMRALGIKRGAE
- a CDS encoding penicillin-binding protein 1A, which codes for MDTPSHPATPPPAAVRAAEGEEPPRVRRRLSRKSKRLLRAAALAVLAGGLLGGGLLLAWTRELPAFDGLKDYEPLVSTRVFGADGEEVFQFARERRTVVPIDGIPDVLKKAVLAAEDARFYEHEGVNYLAIARCAAKGLLGGGVKCGGSTITQQVVKTFLLPTEWRVKRKVKELVLAPRLEQNLTKDEILYLYLNQIYFGHRRYGVEEASRFYFGKGVKDLTLGEAAVLAGVIQSPMRWSPVNHPARAKERQRYVLRRMMEEGFITRAQAEAESARAIRTRPPPDDPPGAWYADAVRKYLDERYGAEAVETQGLQVDVAMDARLQAAAETALEGALRAVDKRQGWRGPLLHLDPPRAAAALPLWRKRLEAIEPGPGEVYVWDLGRVNPDQIEPGEDEEQERDVARMARARRLEDGGIYAGLVREVDDRTAVVDLGNARGEVTLAQAAWARKWNPTSATAAPKKLSTVVQPGDVVNVRVVPGKVPAARTAAAGKPVPLALEQTPLVQGALVAIDPATRGVRALVGGLDFQASQFNRATQARRQPGSAMKPFVWGAAIESRRFTPATVVYDTPDLYRDPWTGKEWKPRNFEKDQFDGPMLLASALAHSKNTVSVKLVDALGVDAVIGFSKRMGIASELPRNLTLALGTGEVLPIELVNAYASLAANGFQTPPLVVLRVRDRTGKVLEEQRPVAPPAPSRDGAVVVTASAVEAAGAPAAPAAAPTAAVPGAAPAPADAPAGALAAAAPAVEGAGATAAPAPFPVPTSGTRPDVSYVVTSMLRGVIEGGTGAAARVLGRPAAGKTGTAQDHRDAWFVGYTPELVAGVWVGFDDHSPLGPRETGAVAALPAWIAFMQASLGGRPASDFDPVPGVEVARVDPQSGLLAAPDQGGAPALPFLSGTAPAQEASSHPGSAPQNFFMDDH